The segment GGGCTTCTAGACAGTACCAGTAAATAATCATTTGAAAGTGATCTGATTGTAAAATTGGAGCACAATACACAAATTTCAGAGCTCCCTTCACTGCTAATGAGGCCATAGGACTGGATTTAACCAAAATATGAAACATCCAGTTTTTGCACCATGAAAGCCCTGAAAAGTCACTTTTTGCTGTACAATACCATGGTATGGCAATTGGTTGAGAAAGGCAATTAGCATATTAAAAACAAGGATGACTTAGTGTCAGCCACTGTGAGTTAGATAACATCTTCAAATTGCAGACCTCATTTGAATAGATTTCTCTAGCTAAATAACAAGCAAAATACTGTGTCAAATTGATATAAAAGGGAAAGCATCATCACTAAATATATAGCTTTGACATGTTCTATATAAACTACACAGAAAGTTGGTGAATATATTTTAAGGGTAATTATGATTTTGACCCTGCATTAATCTTAATGAAATAGTCTACACATCCTCACATAACATCAGACTTGCAGAAAAAATAGCTAatacataaaacaataaaatagatGCATTGTGGAGTTTTCTACATATTAACTgtattttactttattaaaatGGATTAAATCCATATAACTATTTCTGTAACAGGACAACGCCATTAACTGCACTGCTGAAATTCTTTATCTTCTGGGCAACCAACGTACTGCACCACAAGTGCATTTTACAGTGGAAGGAGAACTTGGGAAGAACACAAATGAAGCAGATAACAAATTTTACAACAGAATCAAGAGCCTTCAAGAACCGTTGGTTGCACAAAATATTCCAGGTATGAAGATGGGGGGGAAGGATTTTGGCAGAAACGTTCACTTCCTTCATTCAAACTCTAGTGTCAAGCATAGCAGCAGCAAGCATTCATTTGTTTTGAATGTGCTGAGAttgactcaattttttttttaaattgctctttCCCTGAATATTTATTAGGCTAGTTGCTTTGCTTTAAAAACGTATGGCTCACTACTGTTGTTAACCATTACAGTAGCTGCTGgaggccccaactgagaccaGGCCATCATTGTGCAAAGCTCTGTACTTAAACACTGGAATAGATAATCCCTGTTCTGAACagtttaccatctaaatagaaaCGGGTAGAAGGAGAAACAGaccttgctcaaggtcacacagcaggtgtgCAGTAGAGcaaagaatagaacccaggtctcctgcctcctagtccagtatcctaccCACTAGGGTGAGATTGAATGAGTTTCAATTTGTCAGATTTTCACACATTTAATACAGATTATTTGCTTTGGTTCTCAGACAGTTATGGCAACATGTCACCAGAAATGGAGCCCATCAGCCATCTAGCCCGGGTGGCCTGTGGTTATATAATATGGCAGAACTCAACTGAAAACACATTGTACAATTTGGTTCATATCAGAGATGTCAGGCAGGTGGTAAGTAATGCACCTATCAATGCACtgggatgatgatgataattagGAATAAATTCAGAGAAGCTGCTATGTAAGGATACTCCATTGTTAAAACTATAGATTGCTGGAGAATAAGTAGAAACATATACATTCAGATTTAAGGTCTACAGGGGAACAGATTCTGTGAATCCGACAGATTTGGACGATATCAAGATTTTAAATGGGTTCTTTGCTCACCATTCACAAAACTGTGTAGACAATTTCCTACCCTGATTAGGTATAAGATAGCAGTCTTATATGTACATACTGACTGACCTATTACTTATTTTCTCTATCCTTTGCACCTCAAAGTTGATATGCATTTACATATCAATACctaaaaaaaattcaggacaCTGAACATAACAGGACAGCTTGCTCTCTCTAGGTATGCCACAATCATCATGGTATTAGTACCAAGGTGTTTCTGGAATTTAATATTCAGTGTCCCAATTTTTGAATTCACGCACATGCATGTGATTGCATGTTTTTTCGACCCTGTTACAGGAGCACTCATACAATGGATGCAATTAGATATCACTATCAAAGAGTGCATCAATAAAGAAGCAAACCTGCCCACTCCTAATCCCCCCAAATAGCTAGTATGTCAAAGGACATGCTCCAGGCAGAAAATTGAACTGCTTTATGGCACGGGCCAACCTACACCTGTGATCCACACCCCTCATATGAAAAGCATACCTCTAGGATTGAGTCAAAGCAAAAGTAATTAAAAAGATTTCTATTTTAAACCATTCCTATGAATTTCTTGGTCTGTTGCACTTTTAACCAGTAAATATTGTTTCTGCTCTAGCAAAACAGTGCACCTGCTTGATGACTGGAATGTTCTCCTAGATCTTCtcttcattaatttaattttGCTCCATTTCTCATACAGTTTCTTGGTACTTACAGCATTGCAAGTTTATTAGTTATAAGTCTTTTGACATTTTATCTCTGGTCTAATCACTTCATTTGATTAGGGGTTTCTAttacttttctttccttcccttcatTTATATTCTTGGTAGGTCCAATTTACAGTCGTCTTACATCTGTACAATATCAAAATACTCTCCTTTATCTTtcagtctacactacagtctCACAGTCAGTCACAGTAATATTGTTTGACATCTCTATACTATCTGAGTTTGGACAAATAGCAATGGGCTTCATCTCAACTCCAATAAGATCAAAATCCATCTATGTTTGTACTGGTTTGTAACACTCCGGTCTTCAACCATTGTTAATTTACCTAAAAGGATATTCAAAGAAGGGATCAAGTCTCAGTTTAATTCTTAATTTAATATCaccaaatattatttttaacctTGCTCTTGCtatatttgcttttattaattTCTGTACGTTTCATTTCACTAAAGCACGTGTCTTAAAAGAATACTCAAGCAGCCCATACCTTGAAAGAGTTATATAGTTGGGATATGCCCTCTGAATTCTTCTCTTTTAAAACTATATAATTGAAAGAGGGCCATTATTAATATGATTCATATTATAATTACTtctgctgcagaagcagccatCCAGCTCATTAAAGCAGTACATTATTAGCTAGTTAATGATCACAGGATTATATGGTATAGTGATCACTGATTAAGTTTGACAAGAAAATAAATGCAGGAAAAGCAAGGTGATGGTCCCTAAGGGAAGGGCCAAAACATGTAGATGTTATTTCATGTTTTATCCTTATTACTCTGATTGCCCATTGAAAGTCTCTTCTTACTGAATTGATCTTGATGTGCCATAAACCATTTAGAAGTACATGACCTGTGGCTGCCAAAACAAATTAGAGCTTTTCAAGTTAGTCAAAAGTAATGCATCTGCCACAGCCAAAAGACCCTGTGGATTTCTTACCAGAAAGAGACTTCACTCAATTTGTCTGAGTATAAGTTTCCTTAAGAAAACCATAGATGGTGTTTAGGCAAGTGGAAATCTGTTGACTCCCTGCTTCTATTGTCTGCTTGCTGAGAAGAAATATGGATTCTTTTTTGCAATTACTGAGAGACAACTTAAAATTCAAACACATTAATCCTGGACACTGAAATGCAGAATAGGACCTGACATTCAGAAAAACCACAACTGGCATATCATTTAGGATCACGCCGTTGTACAATGGTCCCTTAGTTGTTTAGACTACATTTTCAAAGCCCAGCCTTGGATATTCAATATGTCCAATTAACTCAGCTGGGGTTGTATGTGCGAAAGGAATGCAGTCACAAACTCACTTTGGGAATGAAAAACTGTCACAGAATGGGAATAAAGACTAATCACCTGAGCATCATCACTTCAGTGATGTTTGTATCATTCTGGGAACAGAATTTGTTAGTTAGTTTTTCTCCTTCTGATGGCTGACTTGGAGCAGGAGTGGATTATGTGTGGATTTTAACACAACTGTCTGCAACAGATAAATTTTAGAACAGGGAAAAGCAGACACTATATAACACTTAAATTAGATTAAATTTCAGATCTGTGCTGTGTTCCTTTCATACAGAGATAAGAAATTATTGGCAAATTATCAGGTTTCACTTTATCCTTAGATTTTAGTCTGTTTTTGTGTATTCTGCTGTCCACACCCATCTCTTATAACATGTTACCATGGTGAGACTTCCTGCAGTGCCTGGCATGTCTTACCCTATTAACATAATTTCATTTACAAGTTAATTTCCTTGTTAGCACACCTTACAGACTTGAgatcttgaaatcagtgggatttgtgctcctaactcatttaggcgcttttgaaaagtCCCACTCTATTCACCACTATTAGGTGCAAAAATGCATCTGTACAGAAGGAGTAATAAAGAGACCGGGGCCCTACTGTCTCTTCTTGCAAGCAGAAGAGATCCTTATTGAGTGTGTGGAATGCCAACACCGAAGTATCATTTCCCTCTTCCTTGGAAACCTGCAGAAATGCACGTGCTGTAGGGATTGGTCTTAGAGGCTGATGACAGGCCACAGGAGCAGCAACGAGGGAGTTACCTTTCGCACAGATCCCTGGAGTTGGGAGGCTACACCCCCGTGCTTCCTCTAACCTCTTCACCTAAGGGAACAATTTTTTCATATCTCTGCATGGTGACGTTCAAACACCTATACTCAACATTTATGCAAGAGGATACAATTTCTCTGAATTCCAACATCTTTCAGATTAGATCTGGCCTTGAAATATTCATATATTATGGACATAGTGATTAACTGCCCCAATTGACTGGACCATGGCACGTGCAAATATTTGCTACGCTTGAAACAAGACGTATGGTTTTAAAAGTGTTTAGTATCAACAGAAACAGAACTTCTATGGGATTCCATCCAGCATAGTGTTCTCCCATCCGGCATAGTGTTCTCCCATCCAAGATTACATTATGAACAGCAATATCTGTGGTTGGAGGACTAATCCAACTGATTGCAGCTGCTAGTTTCCCAAATCAGGTATTTTTATAGCAAGATTTGCTTTCCCTAAAATATGTACTAGCTTCTGCTGCTTACCATTTCCATGTCACTTTGGATTTTCTTAAATGACCAATTGCTCTACTTTGCTTCTTCGTCCAAACCCTAAATTATTCACAGTCAAAAAAATCTAAACACAACCAAAGGAAAGAGTCTCTATAGCAACATAAGTAAATGGAAAATGAGTCAACACTAAAAAAGTTAAGTTGTTTTGGAAAATAAACCCAATATTTCCCCTGAAAGAGAACATTAGTCATGCCTGACTTTGTAAACAGAGCTGTTTGAGCAATCAGTGTGGAGTTAAACTTTGTGTTCTGCCTTTCAGATGTTATTCTGTCGTTAAATGAAGTACGCATAGAGCAAAACTACGTTTCATCTGTTTTATTCATTACTCTTTTGTAATATTTTGGGCATTTTATTGCTGCCAAGTACAACTAAATGActgtttttattaatgaaaaggTAACTTAAAATCTCAGTCCTTATTGTCTTGTCTTTACGTGGTTCTAGAAAAGAAACGATGATTACTTGGAATTTGACTACACAGTCCTACTTCATGATATTGTGTCACAGGTAAAAGTTTTATCATCAAGCAAAAGGGAAAATAAGATTACTACCTATGAATTGTCTTTCTAGAACCCTCCACATTAGACAGACTGACAGTGACGTGTTCCCCCTTCGCCCTGGTGGTTGGACCAGTAGATTGGCTGCATGACAGGGCTAGACCACTCTTTCCACTCTGTATTCTCCAGAGTACTCCGCCTCGATTTGTATGCAGGTAGCAGACCAAGGGTCTCCGCTTATGTCAGGGCTTCAGGGATCTTAAATTCTTTGGTTATAATTCTAATTGACTACAAAAACTAAAGAGAAAAAGGTGAAATTCCTGGGCCTTTCCTGTGAGGTGGAGGAGGTTCTTTGAGCAGCTTCTCTCATATCTCTCCATCAAGGGGAAATTATTGCTAGGGTGGACCCGTTCCCCTTTATGGCCATGTCTGAAGGAGCCAAAAACATCCTAATCTGCTTTAACGCCCTCACAAGGACCAAAATGCTCATGTGTTGGAGCAATTTGGGCACAGAACAAGATGACCAGAGACATGAGGGAGAGGCTAGGTCCTCCATAGCCTGGAGGAATGAAAGCAGTGTACCCAACCAGCATAAGGGCAAGGTCCACAAAGagcttttggatcaggccatggAGCTACCCTCCACACTGGGCAtggcactggcagcagcaccTTAGGTTCCCAAAATGGCACCATCTTACACCTGGCACCATCTTACTACACAGTACTGTGTCCCAGATAAATCtttttttacaaagaaaataatttgcatttgatTTAGGGAAAAAGTTTTAGACTCAAAGCTTTAGATACTGCAATTCAGTATTAAATCATATACAGATAACAAGAGATTCCCCTCTCATTACAAATATTACCATTCAGACACCCACTGCATCTCCATTAATATTTGCATCGCGTGTACATACCATACTTTAGTCACCTGCGGGGAGGGAAGGTCCTGAAAAGAATTAGCCAACTAACTGCAGTACAAAAcacagtttttgtttcttttgcagtCCTgcaattgtttttgtttcttcaaCAGCAATTGGTATTCTAGTTCAGTATTGTTCTAAGAAAATTTCCAGTCTTCTCCAGTATGTTATGTATTTTTTTATTCACAGGAAATTATTCCTTGGCAAATGCAAGTTCTTTGGCATCCACAGCATGGAGTTAAAGTAATAAAGAACAGCTGTCAGCCAAAACATGCTGAGCAGGACTAGAAGCATATCCAGATGGCAATAATAGATGCTCAGAAGCTATGGTGACGGAGAAGTCATATAAGCAGGCAGCTATATAGACAGACTAAGAGATGAACAATAGCCTCACTCACTCAGTGAAACCCTCTATTCCTACCGTGTGTATTTACTTCATGCCCAACCAAATCAAAATAAGTGTTATGTATTTGTTCTCTGTAGTGTAAATGTTGTGATGAAGGTATAATAAAATGTCTCAGTGCTTGGCTAATTTGGTGTATTATACTGGAAAGAGAAAATACTTACAGTACAGGTGCTGTTATGCTCTCTCTAAAGGCAACTTTAGGCTTTCCCATGGTACAAAGACAAGCATATTCTTTTTCCATTCGCTgcagagaaagcagaaaaaatTCAGGACTGTTCCTGTCAGTGACAATGTCTTTGATCACAGTCATTAAAGTagtttgaaaaaacaaactgCGTGTCACTGTCATTCTGATATAATCCCGGTTTAGGAACAGTAACTTCTGAACTAGAAGTGTTCCGCAATACAGGTAACAGCAACATTCTTATTCAGATTTAAGCTGTACAAGATTTTCTATGTTCTTTAAAATGCCAGCTCCATTTATTGTTATATAAAAttgttaaagggacactatcatcTTGAAATATCATACTTTTTTTTCAAGTCAAAACTAGTTTTAAGGGAATAACCCCATACAGACTCCAGATCTTCCTGCCAATTAGTTTTACAACCCATTTTCCTTTATAATTTTTAgagctttttcttctttctgttgctaaacaggggaaactgactatGGTGACATTCACTGTAAACAAAAGGCTGTCAAATGTACAAAATGAGGAAATAGGGAAGAAAGTGCTCTTCTGAAATTTTAATTATAGGAATCTTAGGTGGTGTTTGTACTAATAAGTAAAAAATTTCAGACCAAAGTCTGATTTTTAAGATGATAGAAAGCCTTCAACTAAAACTATTAACGCCAATAAAAGGTTACTAAGAAATGTACAAATATCTATATCTAGACATTTATTAAATCCTGACCTTAAGCAGCCAATAATTATTTACATTAATATTTTAGTGCTTTTCATTCTGGAGATCCAAAAATCCTTTATGAACTGTGGCCCCAACCCTCCACTGGATCTAAACAAGTGGAATCGTGCACTTTTGCAGAGCACTGGTAGTACAGcttgtcaggaatttttcaatgaaatgttttttcattggaaaatgccgaTTCACCAAAATGGATGTTTTCACAGGAAAAGGTCAGTTTTGACGATACTTTCATCAAGGTTTCTCAAATCCAGGATGGGTGTGATTGGAACTCTCACCCAGAATGTGAAAAAGACcttggttcaaatccctgctctgcctaatTCACGCCATGAATTTAGACTTATGCCCAAGTCATCCCAGGTGACTGCCCCAACTACTAGGCTACTGGCTGCTGACTTTTTTTTGGCAACACACGTCAAAAGATGTGTTTCATCCCAATGTGCAGTGGGAAATCTTTGAAATCTCAAAACAGCTTTCCACCCAAACTCTACCTGTTAGCACCACACAAGCATAGTGATTCAcaactgcagaatcagggcctatatttTGTGATTACTTAGCCCACCTACAAGAAAGATTGTTGCAgatgtttttaaaagcacatagCAACACTACACAATATTCTAGGGCAGAACATAAAGAGCAATACTTTCCCCAGCCAAGACTCAACTGCATGTGTCTCAGATTCAGTTTTTATAATCACCTGAGCATAGATTTCCAAGTGCAGTTCTCCCATTCCAGAAACGATGGTCTCTTTGCTCTCATTGTCAAAGTGGACTCTAAAGGTAGGATCTTCTCTTGTAAACCGGTTCAGGCCTTTTGAAAATTTATCTAGgtcattctaaaaaaaaaaaaaaaaaaaaaattacacacatgCAAAATAAATTAACCACTTTATTCAACATTCTATAAACAGCAGATGATAGAAAGGTCTGAAAAGTTCATCTTAACTAGCTAGCACTGTTTCCTCCCAATAAGAGGTCTACGGATTTGCCATCCCAAACAGATCCATAAACTTACAATCAGGTTCATTCTCCAAACTCTTGCAAGTGTGCCTGCATGTGCCATACCACAAAGCAGGAACACCTCCAGAGTAGGAAAAGAGGTCATGATTGGGTCAGCGTTAGTTAACCCCAATCTTTTTCTTCGTGAACATGCAGGTTATCACCTTTTACCTTGATTTAGCGGATAGCCTTTT is part of the Chelonia mydas isolate rCheMyd1 chromosome 9, rCheMyd1.pri.v2, whole genome shotgun sequence genome and harbors:
- the LXN gene encoding latexin isoform X3 translates to MEIPPTHYPATRAAAVAVNYINYQHGSPSKIFMVQKVTKASREDNAINCTAEILYLLGNQRTAPQVHFTVEGELGKNTNEADNKFYNRIKSLQEPLVAQNIPDSYGNMSPEMEPISHLARVACGYIIWQNSTENTLYNLVHIRDVRQVKRNDDYLEFDYTVLLHDIVSQEIIPWQMQVLWHPQHGVKVIKNSCQPKHAEQD
- the LXN gene encoding latexin isoform X2, coding for MEIPPTHYPATRAAAVAVNYINYQHGSPSKIFMVQKVTKASREDIPDVGHKYHLKFLIEDLLLKDNAINCTAEILYLLGNQRTAPQVHFTVEGELGKNTNEADNKFYNRIKSLQEPLVAQNIPDSYGNMSPEMEPISHLARVACGYIIWQNSTENTLYNLVHIRDVRQVEIIPWQMQVLWHPQHGVKVIKNSCQPKHAEQD
- the LXN gene encoding latexin isoform X1, translated to MEIPPTHYPATRAAAVAVNYINYQHGSPSKIFMVQKVTKASREDIPDVGHKYHLKFLIEDLLLKDNAINCTAEILYLLGNQRTAPQVHFTVEGELGKNTNEADNKFYNRIKSLQEPLVAQNIPDSYGNMSPEMEPISHLARVACGYIIWQNSTENTLYNLVHIRDVRQVKRNDDYLEFDYTVLLHDIVSQEIIPWQMQVLWHPQHGVKVIKNSCQPKHAEQD